One Paenibacillus crassostreae DNA segment encodes these proteins:
- a CDS encoding site-specific integrase, which produces MAINKDKNIKSKPWYFTIEVPENGERKRKKFRGFKTKKEAEIAQRELLAELGKGLDLDASKTLYRDFMRDYLNDKKTSVKSSTLATYSALVNNHIIPALGNLPLSDIKPRHIQNLYNDLFESGHLADENIQKVHSIINESLNKAAGWDMIIKNPTAIVDRPKARKKEMLYWSEEESHKFLAVARNDRYYHAFLLALTTGMRQGEILGLRWKDVDFERRTISIVQILSHNGKEFQTGAKTDSGSRSIGVDRSTIAELRGLQKRCREEKINDKRIYQDNDLVICTTVGTPLSPRNLNRSFSRLIENNVDIKKIRFHDLRHTHVVMLLKARENNKRIADRMGWSSVKMIDRYAHIMPDMQQETADLFGAVFYKSGAETGAAKEVN; this is translated from the coding sequence TTGGCGATTAATAAAGATAAAAATATAAAGAGTAAACCTTGGTATTTCACAATTGAGGTCCCAGAGAATGGTGAACGTAAGCGTAAAAAGTTCCGCGGATTCAAAACAAAGAAAGAGGCTGAAATAGCACAGAGAGAGCTACTTGCAGAGCTAGGAAAGGGACTCGACTTGGATGCCTCTAAGACTCTTTATAGAGATTTCATGAGAGATTACCTTAATGACAAGAAAACTAGCGTTAAGTCAAGCACATTAGCCACCTATTCAGCATTAGTCAACAATCACATAATACCTGCTCTTGGAAACCTTCCACTTTCAGACATTAAACCAAGACACATCCAAAACCTTTATAACGATTTATTTGAGTCCGGTCATCTTGCTGATGAAAACATACAAAAGGTTCATTCGATTATTAATGAATCTTTGAACAAAGCTGCCGGCTGGGACATGATTATAAAAAATCCTACTGCAATAGTGGACAGGCCAAAAGCTAGAAAAAAAGAAATGCTCTACTGGTCTGAAGAGGAATCACACAAATTCTTAGCAGTTGCCCGCAATGATAGATACTACCACGCCTTTTTGTTAGCACTCACTACTGGCATGCGTCAGGGAGAGATACTTGGCCTTCGTTGGAAAGATGTGGACTTTGAGAGAAGGACCATATCCATCGTTCAGATTCTTAGTCACAATGGTAAAGAATTTCAAACTGGAGCTAAAACGGATTCTGGTTCTCGCTCTATTGGTGTTGATCGAAGTACGATTGCTGAGCTTCGAGGTCTTCAAAAAAGATGTCGTGAAGAAAAAATTAATGATAAACGTATCTACCAAGATAACGATCTAGTGATATGCACTACGGTCGGAACTCCTCTCTCTCCTCGCAACTTGAATAGATCATTTTCTCGTCTAATCGAAAACAATGTTGATATTAAAAAGATTAGATTCCACGATCTTCGACATACGCATGTAGTTATGCTTCTTAAAGCTAGAGAAAATAATAAACGAATTGCAGACCGGATGGGCTGGTCAAGTGTTAAAATGATTGATCGTTACGCTCATATCATGCCAGACATGCAACAAGAGACAGCCGACCTATTTGGAGCAGTGTTTTATAAAAGTGGTGCCGAAACTGGTGCCGCAAAAGAGGTAAACTGA